The DNA region CTTTCGGTCTCAACTTTTTGTACGGATGGCGGCACCTTGGTCGATCGGGAATCGCATAAGGATTTCTTGCAAGGTCTCAAGGAATCAATTAGTGTGGCTAAGAAACTTGGCTGCAGCACGTTGATAACCCAAACTGGCAATGAACGGACGGGTATTCCGCGTGAACGTCAAATCGAATCCGTAGTAATGGGGTTACGATTGGCAGCTCCGATAGCAGAGGAAGCTGGAATTACACTTCTTTTAGAGCCTCTCAACACGGCAGTGGATCATCCTGGATATCTCTTAACCAGTTCTAGCGAGGCATTCGACATTATCGAACAAGTCAGTAGCGATCATGTGAAAGTGTTGTTCGATATTTATCACCAACAGATCACAGAAGGGAATATAATCAGTTCTATGCTGGGCAATCTTCAAAGTATTGGCCATTTACATGCTGCCGGTTGCCCGGGGCGCAATGAGTTGCAATTTGGTGAAGTCCATTATGCTAACGTAATTCAAGCATTGCGCAGTGCGGGGTATTCGAACTATTTCGGTTTAGAGTTTTTTCCTTCCGTTGATCCTGCACAAGGATTAGTCTTCGCCAAGAGTTTGATGGATTCATAGTAAGGACAGAAGAATAGTGGCCGGGCGCTGTTAGCTACCCGGCCATGTTTATTGAATTTACAAGATAAGTGCTGACAAGTATCCGGAGCTCGTCATTGAAAATTTCGATAGCGTATGCGTATCGACTATACCTTGTTGAGTCGGCACAGCATCCAGTCTACGAGTGATCAAGAAAGCTAATTGCGATACGCAGGCATTGCAGCTGAGCTCGCCACCAGTTCTGACCACCGAGTAGTCGGCTATCTGGTCTATCCACTTCGAGAGGGAGACGAGGAAGAGGTTGTATTTAACATGATAATCGCCTTATGTTGTTAGTTGCTGCCTATACCTCGCATTATTCTGAATTGTTCAGGAGTCATCCCCTCAGACTTTCGGAAGCACTGTATGAAGTACGTGCTGTTTGAAAAACCGCTGTACTCCGCAATTTGCTTCACTGTCATATTTGAAGATACCAGTAGGGCTTTGGATTTGAGAATACGACATTCTGTTAAATACTCAATCGGAGTCTTTCCATTTAAGCGGCGGAACTGTCTGCTGAAATGTGAAGGACTACAATTCGCCTGCGACGCCATCTGCTCTAGCGTGAGCGACTCATGGCAGTGGGAGAGTATCCACTCCGCCGCCTCGGCTAGCCTGTCTCGCATCCCTGGTTTAGGGATGCCCTTGATAGCTTCTGCATGCTGGACGAGTAAGGCGACCATCTCATAAGTGATGGCTGATAATCTCGCTGATCCCTCTTGAAACGGTGGCATGCTGCAGTCTAGCAATTCTGACCAAAGCTGGTCAAGTCGCGCAACACCTTCCCACGAGAAGATCCAAACGTCTCGCTCCCCACGCCCCTGGAGAAGTGAGCCTAGTCCGCGCCCTGTAAAATGAATCCATCTGATATCCCATGGGTCGATACGGTCAGCGTAATATCGTTGCGGAACGCCGGGCCCATAAAGAAACCCAGAGCCGCTTCGAAGTTCCACGAATTCCTCTCCGGTCCACACGTATCCCTTGCCTGCGCGAACGAGATGCCAGTTATAGGTTGTTAATCCGTTGGGTCTATTCTCATGGTGTTCTGTCTCATCGATATAGTGACCGAATGATTCTGGATAACAGAGAAAGCGTTCGAATCGCGGGTTCGGAACAAAGTGATTTATCCGCAATAATGTCACCCCGAATAGCATAATTTTGATATACCGAGCAAAAATGAATGATTTATCACTCCATTTTTAAATAATATAATTATTTTGTTGTTATAAACGCAAGCAAAATAATAATACATAAAGTGGAGGATCGAAATATGAGAATGGGTGTGGATTACTATCCGGAGCATTGGGACCGCTCTATGTGGGAAGAAGATGCTAAGCTCATGCAAGAGACAGGCGTAAGTTTGATTCGGGTAGCCGAATTCGCCTGGTCACGACTTGAACCGACTGAAGGCAACTATGATTTCACTTGGCTTGATGATGCAATAGATACGTTTGCAACACATGGTATCCAAGTGGTCATCGGAACGCCGACCTGCACGCCGCCGAATTGGCTCGTGAATGCGTATCCCGATGTGCTACCACAAGACGAAAAGCTGCATCCACGTTAT from Paenibacillus ihbetae includes:
- a CDS encoding helix-turn-helix transcriptional regulator: MLFGVTLLRINHFVPNPRFERFLCYPESFGHYIDETEHHENRPNGLTTYNWHLVRAGKGYVWTGEEFVELRSGSGFLYGPGVPQRYYADRIDPWDIRWIHFTGRGLGSLLQGRGERDVWIFSWEGVARLDQLWSELLDCSMPPFQEGSARLSAITYEMVALLVQHAEAIKGIPKPGMRDRLAEAAEWILSHCHESLTLEQMASQANCSPSHFSRQFRRLNGKTPIEYLTECRILKSKALLVSSNMTVKQIAEYSGFSNSTYFIQCFRKSEGMTPEQFRIMRGIGSN
- a CDS encoding hydroxypyruvate isomerase family protein, with product MKFSVCIDSVFRDMDMQEALSLVKSSGFDAFEFWNWRQKDINLMANVMKRLDLSVSTFCTDGGTLVDRESHKDFLQGLKESISVAKKLGCSTLITQTGNERTGIPRERQIESVVMGLRLAAPIAEEAGITLLLEPLNTAVDHPGYLLTSSSEAFDIIEQVSSDHVKVLFDIYHQQITEGNIISSMLGNLQSIGHLHAAGCPGRNELQFGEVHYANVIQALRSAGYSNYFGLEFFPSVDPAQGLVFAKSLMDS